The proteins below are encoded in one region of Clostridium cylindrosporum DSM 605:
- a CDS encoding TIGR04076 family protein: MSVKDIKITVIQVVNQETATAKANASVDSKVGDEYIAKNCEKPEGLSDTAWLGMKRRVVELATGDKDPLLADGSTTVCCNDGARPVYYNLETV, from the coding sequence ATGTCAGTAAAAGATATAAAGATAACTGTTATACAAGTTGTTAACCAAGAAACAGCAACTGCGAAAGCAAATGCTTCAGTCGACTCAAAGGTAGGAGACGAATACATAGCAAAGAACTGTGAAAAGCCAGAAGGTCTTTCAGATACTGCTTGGTTAGGAATGAAGAGAAGAGTTGTAGAATTAGCTACAGGAGACAAGGATCCACTACTAGCTGACGGTTCAACAACTGTTTGCTGTAACGATGGAGCACGTCCAGTATATTACAATCTAGAAACAGTTTAA
- a CDS encoding BMC domain-containing protein, with protein sequence MSVNKALGMIETRGLTPAVEAADAMVKAASVTLCGYKSIGSGLVAVIVRGDVGAVKAAVDAGVEVAKSVGEINAVHVIPAPHAEIEEAILKNIG encoded by the coding sequence ATGTCTGTAAATAAAGCGCTAGGTATGATAGAAACTAGAGGATTAACTCCAGCAGTAGAAGCAGCGGATGCTATGGTAAAGGCTGCGAGCGTTACTTTATGTGGATATAAGTCAATTGGTTCAGGACTTGTTGCTGTTATAGTAAGAGGAGACGTTGGTGCTGTTAAGGCTGCAGTAGACGCAGGTGTAGAAGTTGCGAAATCTGTAGGCGAAATCAATGCTGTTCACGTTATTCCAGCACCACATGCTGAAATAGAAGAAGCTATACTTAAAAATATAGGCTAG
- a CDS encoding LysR family transcriptional regulator: protein MIEELKTFVAVVEYNNFTKAAEAINMSQPAVSQQIKSLERMYDTVLIQRSHREKKIIITPEGKILYKRAKEIISLLREVKYEMEGYKKEFQGIIRIGASYTIGEFFIPKFLGEFTKAYPKIEFDITIDNTRTICKKVSDMILDIGLVEGYFNCDEFIYDAFKEDILKLAVKKGYIDKGQVFKKKDFKDSVWISREEGSGTRQELETFFREEGIVPKKIMVFGSNYSIKEAVKHGLGVTLTSEAVLNEAIELDEVDIIRTSKEYKRKFHYILPKGKIHSRLSILLVKMLKELNVK, encoded by the coding sequence ATGATTGAAGAGCTTAAAACCTTTGTTGCTGTAGTAGAGTATAATAATTTTACAAAGGCTGCAGAGGCTATAAATATGTCTCAACCAGCAGTGAGTCAACAAATAAAGAGTTTAGAGAGAATGTATGACACTGTTTTAATTCAAAGGTCACACAGAGAGAAGAAAATTATAATAACACCTGAAGGAAAGATTCTTTATAAGCGTGCCAAGGAAATTATATCTTTATTAAGAGAAGTGAAGTATGAAATGGAAGGTTATAAAAAAGAATTCCAGGGGATAATAAGGATAGGTGCAAGTTATACTATAGGAGAATTTTTTATCCCAAAGTTTTTAGGAGAATTTACAAAGGCATATCCTAAAATCGAATTTGATATAACTATTGATAACACTAGAACCATATGCAAAAAAGTAAGCGATATGATTCTTGATATTGGTCTTGTAGAAGGATACTTTAATTGTGATGAATTTATATATGATGCTTTTAAAGAAGATATCTTAAAACTTGCAGTTAAAAAAGGATATATAGATAAAGGTCAAGTATTTAAGAAAAAAGACTTTAAAGATTCAGTATGGATAAGTAGAGAAGAGGGGTCAGGAACCCGTCAAGAACTAGAGACTTTTTTTAGAGAAGAGGGTATAGTACCTAAGAAAATAATGGTTTTTGGAAGTAATTATTCAATAAAGGAAGCAGTTAAACATGGTCTTGGTGTAACATTAACATCAGAGGCTGTATTAAATGAAGCTATTGAGCTAGATGAAGTAGATATTATTAGAACATCGAAGGAATATAAAAGAAAATTTCATTATATACTTCCTAAGGGAAAAATACACTCTAGATTATCAATTTTACTAGTTAAGATGTTAAAAGAATTGAATGTAAAATAA
- a CDS encoding YeiH family protein produces the protein MNHKYIRSNFLSIIPGFLACFTIAFISNYLAKFLPTLGTSIIAIFLGIIFGNTILNKNIFDKGTKFSEGTLLSISVVLLGSTLNINSILTIGTKGVFYIAIQMIVTISAAIWIGRKMKFSDNFTLLMASGNGVCGSSAIASTAPAIEASNLDKGISITLVNITGTVLMLLLPIFAYFIFNLDIYRTSALIGGTLQSVGQVVASGKMISPVVSELSTIFKIVRIIFLVFVVMYISWFKNKSTKSNSLDNCDTTTKNKLQIKIPWYVIGFFITCTLFTLGVISNNLSNVLKSISCNFEVIALAGIGMRVKLSELILHGFRYSIYAALIGLVQVISALILIIIIL, from the coding sequence ATGAATCATAAATATATACGAAGTAATTTTTTAAGTATTATACCTGGATTTTTAGCCTGCTTCACTATAGCCTTTATTAGTAATTACCTAGCTAAATTTTTACCTACCCTAGGCACCTCAATAATTGCAATATTTTTAGGAATTATATTTGGTAATACCATTTTAAACAAGAATATATTTGATAAAGGTACAAAGTTTTCTGAAGGCACTCTTCTATCAATTTCGGTAGTTTTACTTGGTTCCACACTAAATATTAATTCTATTCTTACCATCGGAACCAAGGGAGTATTTTATATTGCAATCCAAATGATAGTTACTATCTCAGCGGCAATATGGATAGGAAGAAAGATGAAGTTTAGTGATAACTTCACTCTCTTAATGGCAAGTGGTAATGGGGTTTGTGGCTCTTCAGCTATAGCTTCTACTGCACCAGCAATTGAGGCAAGTAACCTTGATAAGGGAATATCTATTACACTTGTTAATATTACTGGAACTGTTTTAATGCTACTTCTACCTATTTTTGCATATTTTATATTTAACCTTGATATTTACAGAACATCAGCACTAATCGGTGGAACACTACAGTCTGTAGGTCAAGTTGTTGCAAGTGGTAAAATGATAAGCCCTGTTGTTTCTGAACTATCTACTATATTTAAAATTGTGCGTATAATATTTTTAGTTTTTGTAGTTATGTATATATCATGGTTTAAAAATAAATCAACAAAAAGTAACTCATTAGATAATTGTGATACTACTACAAAAAATAAGCTACAAATAAAAATTCCATGGTATGTTATAGGATTTTTTATAACATGCACACTATTTACCCTTGGAGTAATTTCAAATAACCTTTCTAATGTTTTAAAATCTATTAGCTGTAACTTCGAAGTTATTGCCTTAGCTGGAATTGGCATGAGAGTTAAACTTAGTGAACTTATTTTACATGGTTTTAGATATAGCATATATGCAGCTTTAATTGGTCTTGTACAAGTTATATCAGCTTTAATCCTAATAATCATAATTCTCTAA